A single window of Flavobacterium sp. 140616W15 DNA harbors:
- a CDS encoding restriction endonuclease has product MKNEKLRNAESEIQKSVKELVYSDSAFKISEIKALVKAKELTLNIKYPYSINDILSQTQESFMEDKFLPLDKRKELLTEIEKAKIPLPITAKIQKAEEDKSWLDLSKLLMMIISVILSGLGIAGSFLKFKSEKDKQDEIDNSIQDITIEYNYNGSGYEFEKGIIEILSKDKSINNLIQTENSYGVDVIFEANNKKYYVEIKYLNRSKVGLNTIHRIINSIKDKEGIVWLIYNTQLTGLVASEIVKFNRESKIKIKPIKVISPEELKNRLPELLKA; this is encoded by the coding sequence ATGAAAAATGAAAAACTTCGAAATGCTGAAAGTGAAATTCAAAAATCAGTAAAAGAATTGGTTTATAGCGATTCAGCATTTAAAATAAGTGAAATAAAAGCTTTAGTCAAAGCCAAAGAGCTTACACTAAACATCAAATATCCTTATTCAATTAATGATATTTTAAGTCAAACTCAAGAGTCTTTTATGGAAGATAAATTTCTACCATTAGATAAAAGAAAAGAATTATTGACTGAAATTGAAAAAGCTAAAATCCCCTTGCCTATAACTGCTAAAATTCAAAAAGCAGAAGAAGATAAATCCTGGTTGGATTTATCAAAACTTTTAATGATGATAATTTCCGTGATTTTATCTGGTCTGGGAATTGCTGGCTCATTCTTAAAATTTAAATCTGAAAAAGATAAACAAGATGAAATTGATAACAGTATTCAGGATATTACAATAGAATACAATTATAATGGAAGTGGATATGAATTTGAAAAAGGGATAATCGAAATTTTGTCTAAAGATAAATCTATAAATAATCTTATTCAAACCGAAAATAGTTATGGAGTTGATGTTATTTTTGAGGCAAATAATAAAAAATATTACGTTGAAATAAAATATTTGAATCGAAGTAAAGTCGGATTAAATACGATTCATCGTATAATAAACTCAATAAAAGACAAAGAAGGTATCGTTTGGCTGATTTATAATACTCAACTTACTGGTTTAGTAGCTAGCGAAATAGTAAAATTTAACAGAGAAAGTAAGATCAAAATAAAACCAATAAAAGTTATAAGCCCTGAAGAATTAAAAAACAGATTACCAGAATTACTTAAAGCATAA